A single genomic interval of Lathyrus oleraceus cultivar Zhongwan6 chromosome 7, CAAS_Psat_ZW6_1.0, whole genome shotgun sequence harbors:
- the LOC127105636 gene encoding pentatricopeptide repeat-containing protein At2g06000 isoform X1 — translation MTFSSIFTTFRISNTALVTHYHTLKPNKLEAWFVKIVSTLFLRFTNSSDATFSRYVSNHLTPSLTLQIIKRLNNPQLGFSFLQFTKQSLNLSYSFWTYNFLLRSLCQQHQHDSAKLVYHSMRADGLLPDSRLLGFLVSSFAFVDRFDVSKEFLREALCNNVDVNVVVYNNFLNILVKCNRLDDAVSLFRELVRFNFNIDIFTFNILIRGFCVVGEIDEAFRFLNDMRCFGCYPDVVSYNTLIHGLCRINEVDRARDLVREISLRTEFSPNVLSYTIVISGYCKLSKMKEASSIFNEMVTSGAKPSATTFNALIYGFVKAGDMASALGMHKRMLFHGCSPDVVTFTLLIDGYCRVGQLDYGLDLWNEMKARNVFANLYTFSILISAVCMSNRLQEARELLRLLNQSDIVAQPFIYNPVIDGYCKSGRAPEAIGIFYKMLGTGCSPDEVTIRTLSSCLLKSGMPSEAARIKEAVFKSQNTNSYMQQSLY, via the exons ATGACATTCTCTTCCATCTTCACCACTTTTCGAATTTCGAATACTGCCCTCGTTACCCATTACCACACTCTTAAACCCAACAAACTCGAAGCATGGTTCGTCAAAATCGTTTCAACGCTCTTTCTTCGATTCACAAACTCATCCGACGCTACATTTTCGCGTTATGTTAGTAACCACTTAACCCCTTCACTTACATTACAAATTATCAAAAGACTAAACAATCCTCAATTAGGTTTCAGCTTTTTGCAGTTCACTAAACAAAGCTTGAACCTTTCTTATTCATTTTGGACTTACAATTTTCTTTTAAGGTCCCTTTGTCAACAACATCAACATGATTCAGCAAAACTTGTTTATCATTCTATGAGGGCTGATGGGTTGTTGCCTGATAGTAGGTTGTTGGGATTTTTGGTTTCTTCTTTTGCATTTGTTGATAGGTTTGATGTTTCCAAGGAGTTTCTTCGCGAAGCTTTGTGTAATAATGTTGATGTAAATGTTGTTGTTTATAATAACTTTCTTAACATTTTGGTTAAATGTAATAGGTTAGATGATGCTGTTAGTTTGTTTAGGGAGCTTGTTAGATTCAATTTCAATATTGATATATTCACATTCAATATCTTGATTCGAGGTTTTTGCGTTGTTGGAGAAATCGATGAGGCTTTTAGGTTTTTGAATGATATGAGATGTTTTGGTTGTTATCCTGATGTTGTTAGTTATAATACTCTTATACATGGTTTATGTAGAATAAATGAGGTTGATAGAGCAAGAGATTTAGTGAGAGAGATTAGTTTAAGAACTGAGTTTTCTCCTAATGTTTTGAGTTATACGATTGTGATATCGGGTTATTGCAAATTGAGTAAGATGAAGGAGGCTTCTTCTATTTTCAATGAAATGGTTACGTCTGGAGCTAAGCCTAGTGCGACTACTTTTAATGCACTTATCTATGGATTTGTTAAGGCAGGTGACATGGCATCTGCACTAGGAATGCATAAGAGGATGCTTTTTCATGGTTGTTCTCCTGATGTTGTTACTTTCACTTTGTTAATTGATGGATATTGCCGAGTTGGGCAGTTGGACTATGGTTTGGACCTTTGGAATGAAATGAAAGCGAGAAATGTTTTTGCAAATTTGTATACTTTCTCTATTCTTATTAGTGCTGTGTGCATGAGCAATAGACTACAAGAAGCTCGTGAGCTTTTGAGACTGTTGAATCAGAGTGACATTGTTGCACAACCATTTATCTACAATCCTGTCATAGATGGATATTGCAAATCCG GAAGAGCACCCGAAGCAATTGGTATCTTTTACAAGATGTTGGGGACCGGTTGTTCGCCAGATGAAGTTACTATTAGAACTTTAAGTTCATGTCTTTTGAAGTCTGGAATGCCTAGTGAAGCTGCCCGCATTAAGGAAGCTGTATTTAAGAGTCAAAACACAAATTCATATATGCAGCAGTCTCTTTATTAA
- the LOC127105636 gene encoding pentatricopeptide repeat-containing protein At2g06000 isoform X2 translates to MTFSSIFTTFRISNTALVTHYHTLKPNKLEAWFVKIVSTLFLRFTNSSDATFSRYVSNHLTPSLTLQIIKRLNNPQLGFSFLQFTKQSLNLSYSFWTYNFLLRSLCQQHQHDSAKLVYHSMRADGLLPDSRLLGFLVSSFAFVDRFDVSKEFLREALCNNVDVNVVVYNNFLNILVKCNRLDDAVSLFRELVRFNFNIDIFTFNILIRGFCVVGEIDEAFRFLNDMRCFGCYPDVVSYNTLIHGLCRINEVDRARDLVREISLRTEFSPNVLSYTIVISGYCKLSKMKEASSIFNEMVTSGAKPSATTFNALIYGFVKAGDMASALGMHKRMLFHGCSPDVVTFTLLIDGYCRVGQLDYGLDLWNEMKARNVFANLYTFSILISAVCMSNRLQEARELLRLLNQSDIVAQPFIYNPVIDGYCKSEHPKQLVSFTRCWGPVVRQMKLLLEL, encoded by the exons ATGACATTCTCTTCCATCTTCACCACTTTTCGAATTTCGAATACTGCCCTCGTTACCCATTACCACACTCTTAAACCCAACAAACTCGAAGCATGGTTCGTCAAAATCGTTTCAACGCTCTTTCTTCGATTCACAAACTCATCCGACGCTACATTTTCGCGTTATGTTAGTAACCACTTAACCCCTTCACTTACATTACAAATTATCAAAAGACTAAACAATCCTCAATTAGGTTTCAGCTTTTTGCAGTTCACTAAACAAAGCTTGAACCTTTCTTATTCATTTTGGACTTACAATTTTCTTTTAAGGTCCCTTTGTCAACAACATCAACATGATTCAGCAAAACTTGTTTATCATTCTATGAGGGCTGATGGGTTGTTGCCTGATAGTAGGTTGTTGGGATTTTTGGTTTCTTCTTTTGCATTTGTTGATAGGTTTGATGTTTCCAAGGAGTTTCTTCGCGAAGCTTTGTGTAATAATGTTGATGTAAATGTTGTTGTTTATAATAACTTTCTTAACATTTTGGTTAAATGTAATAGGTTAGATGATGCTGTTAGTTTGTTTAGGGAGCTTGTTAGATTCAATTTCAATATTGATATATTCACATTCAATATCTTGATTCGAGGTTTTTGCGTTGTTGGAGAAATCGATGAGGCTTTTAGGTTTTTGAATGATATGAGATGTTTTGGTTGTTATCCTGATGTTGTTAGTTATAATACTCTTATACATGGTTTATGTAGAATAAATGAGGTTGATAGAGCAAGAGATTTAGTGAGAGAGATTAGTTTAAGAACTGAGTTTTCTCCTAATGTTTTGAGTTATACGATTGTGATATCGGGTTATTGCAAATTGAGTAAGATGAAGGAGGCTTCTTCTATTTTCAATGAAATGGTTACGTCTGGAGCTAAGCCTAGTGCGACTACTTTTAATGCACTTATCTATGGATTTGTTAAGGCAGGTGACATGGCATCTGCACTAGGAATGCATAAGAGGATGCTTTTTCATGGTTGTTCTCCTGATGTTGTTACTTTCACTTTGTTAATTGATGGATATTGCCGAGTTGGGCAGTTGGACTATGGTTTGGACCTTTGGAATGAAATGAAAGCGAGAAATGTTTTTGCAAATTTGTATACTTTCTCTATTCTTATTAGTGCTGTGTGCATGAGCAATAGACTACAAGAAGCTCGTGAGCTTTTGAGACTGTTGAATCAGAGTGACATTGTTGCACAACCATTTATCTACAATCCTGTCATAGATGGATATTGCAAATCCG AGCACCCGAAGCAATTGGTATCTTTTACAAGATGTTGGGGACCGGTTGTTCGCCAGATGAAGTTACTATTAGAACTTTAA